DNA sequence from the Pseudodesulfovibrio sp. S3 genome:
TATATATGTCGTCCCGAACATCATCGAGAGGCACGAGACGATCCTCGGCAATAGTGACCGGAGACAACAATGCCTCCTTGCCCTGGATGGTCAACGGCGTGCCGACTCCCCCAGCAGCCACTCCCTCCAAGGACTCTTTCCACTCGACGGCCAGGTCAACGTAGCTCAATTCGCCGATGGATCCGCCTAAATCCTTACCAGGTCCCACACTATATTTCTGGACAGCCTCGGCAAAAGTCATTTCGCCTTCAAGAATGCGTTCCCTGACCTCCACTGCCGAGACATCCGAAGGCAAAAGAATGATGGCGAGTTCAACCATCTTGTCGAGTTGATAGTCGTCATGACGGGCTTCATATTCTTCCTGAATTTCCGAATCCGTGACCAGCACCTTGCTGGTCACCATATGGCTTATGAGTTCCTGTTTTTCAAGCATCTCTTTCAACCGGCTCCGAAACTCCTCCATCTCAAGGCCATCTTCACGAACCACGTTCTCAAACTCTTCAAGCGTCAAGCCGCGCTCCGCACGTACCCGATCAATTTCCTTATCCATATTCTCATCAGTGACCCCGATTCCATATTTGGCCACTTCCTGCTGTATCAAAATGTCATTGACCAGACTCTCCAGCGCCCTTTTGCGCAGAGCGTTGAGCTGTTCCTTTTCCTTGTCGCCAAGCTGCCGCCCCTTCACCTGCTCGAGAATCGGCTTCATTTCCTCATCAAGATCATATTGTGTGATGATATTATCATTAATCTTCACCAGGATACGGTTAATCACCGTCTCGGCAGCCTGGGCAGAAACAGGAGATATCATGAGTACGGCTCCGATGAGCACGGAAAGTAGTTTCACCACGCGGTTTACTCCTTGGCATCGAAGGGAATGAATACCCTTCGACCATTTTGTCGAATTCTAGTCACTTTGTATGGACTATGCAATGAATGGTCCTGATCAGATTCCAGAGTCGTCGGTCGCCCCTTCGGCCGGCATGGATTCCTCAACGGACTCCTCGACCGATTCCTGCCCTGCATCATCTTCCGTGTCAGGGACATCAGGGGCCATTATATCAATCTCCTCAGGCTGTTCTGGCTCCTGGACCTCCTGCTCATCAGGAATCAGCGGGAAGTCATTGACCTCCTCCTGAGCCTCTGCCAGGAGATGCTCACTGACAGAGATGTCGGCAGTCGCCAAGTTTTCGGACAACCACTGATCAAAAGCCTTTTGCATCTTTTTTCCCAACAAAGCCTCTTCCACCAATGGATAAGCCTGAGCAGGGGCCAACACCTTGGCTTCAGAACGTTCCAGCAGTACGAGGGCCTCAAAACCAAATCGATCCGTCAGAACATCACTGGCCTGCCCCGGTTTCAAACCGCCCATGGCATTCCGCCAGGCAGCGGACAACCGCCCCTCCCGCACAACAACCTCACGGGTCTCGACTTCGCCGAAAGCAGTGGCCAGACTCATCTGATCATGATCCTGAAGATATTTTCCCACCGCCTTGACCACCAACTCCCGGCTAGGCCCGCGGACCACGAGAATTCGAAGACTTTCAGGCAGATAAAAATCGGAAATATGGTCGCGATAGTATTTTTCGGCTTCTTTGTAGTCGATCTTTATCTGTGCCCTGAGCACCTGGAGAAAAAACTTCTTCTGGGCAAGGTGGTACTTGAGCTGACGACGCCAGGACTTGAGATCAATGTACTCTTCAACCAGCACCTGCTCAAAGGCTCCCTCAGGATAATCGGCACGGATTTCCTCTTCGGCCTTCACCACCTCTTCATCGGTCACGGCCAAATCCCGACGGACCAACTCCTGCACCACCAACTCCTGCACAATAAGATCGGCCAGGATATCACCGAATTCAGTTCTCAGCTTCTCGACACTGGGCACATAGGTGCCGACGCTGTCCGCCTGAAACAAGTCATGTTGGAATTCCAGTTGAGACAGGAAAATGGGTTCACCGTTAACTCGGGCAACGATCCCCATATCATCGGAATCTCCGGTACACCCTGTCAACAATACTGCAAAC
Encoded proteins:
- a CDS encoding SurA N-terminal domain-containing protein: MVKLLSVLIGAVLMISPVSAQAAETVINRILVKINDNIITQYDLDEEMKPILEQVKGRQLGDKEKEQLNALRKRALESLVNDILIQQEVAKYGIGVTDENMDKEIDRVRAERGLTLEEFENVVREDGLEMEEFRSRLKEMLEKQELISHMVTSKVLVTDSEIQEEYEARHDDYQLDKMVELAIILLPSDVSAVEVRERILEGEMTFAEAVQKYSVGPGKDLGGSIGELSYVDLAVEWKESLEGVAAGGVGTPLTIQGKEALLSPVTIAEDRLVPLDDVRDDIYKQLMQNKRETLFSEYFEKLKQSSVIVYMDKTLEPDNGVSQ
- a CDS encoding peptidylprolyl isomerase translates to MTRYVTVLILFAVLLTGCTGDSDDMGIVARVNGEPIFLSQLEFQHDLFQADSVGTYVPSVEKLRTEFGDILADLIVQELVVQELVRRDLAVTDEEVVKAEEEIRADYPEGAFEQVLVEEYIDLKSWRRQLKYHLAQKKFFLQVLRAQIKIDYKEAEKYYRDHISDFYLPESLRILVVRGPSRELVVKAVGKYLQDHDQMSLATAFGEVETREVVVREGRLSAAWRNAMGGLKPGQASDVLTDRFGFEALVLLERSEAKVLAPAQAYPLVEEALLGKKMQKAFDQWLSENLATADISVSEHLLAEAQEEVNDFPLIPDEQEVQEPEQPEEIDIMAPDVPDTEDDAGQESVEESVEESMPAEGATDDSGI